The DNA sequence TCTTTTCGTTACCCTTATTGGTGACTGTATTACGGAAGAAGCATTACCATCCTACGAATCTTGGTTAATGGGTGTAGACGGAATCGATCAGGAAGAGAAGGTAGGTTGGGCTAACTGGGTGAGATCCTGGACTGGAGAAGAAAACAGACATGGTGATTTACTGAATAAATATCTTTATTTGTGTGGTAGAGTAAACATGAGAGAAGTTGAGATCACTACTCAATATCTAATCAGTGATGGTTTTGATTTAGGAACAAGTATGGATCCTTACAGAAACTTTGTGTACACCAGTTTTCAGGAGACAGCAACCAATATCTCTCACAGAAGAGTAGGTACACTGGCCAAACAGTCCGGAAACGGTAAATTAGCAAAAATGTGTGGAGTAATTGCTGCAGATGAAGCAAGACACGCTAAAGCATATAAGCATTTCGTAGCAAAAATCCTTGAATTAGATCCATCAGAAATGATTTTGGCATTTGAGGATATGATGCGTAAGAAAATTGTAATGCCAGCTCACTTAATGAGACAATCCGGGCAGAAAGCAGGTGAACTTTGGGGACATTTTTCAGATGCTGCACAAAGATGTATGGTGTATACAGGACAGGATTATATTAATATTATGAAAGATCTGTTAGACGAGTGGAAGATTGAACACGTAAAAGGTCTTACTGAAAAAGCTGAAAAAGCACAGGAATATTTAATGAAGCTTCCTTCAAGATTACAGAAAATTACAGATAGAGTTTCTACTCCCGACTTACAATTCCAATTCAGTTGGGTGAAAAGTTAGGTATAGAATACATGAAATTATAAAAGTAAGAGTGCCAAGTGTTTTTGGCACTCTTTTTATTTCTTATCTTTGCACAGCTAAAAACGCAGAAAATGTTAAATAATAAAAAAATTGCAGTAGACTTTGACGGAACGATCGTTGATGACGCTTATCCGGGGATTGGGAAGGCGAAGATCTTTGCATTTGAAACTTTGAGAAAACTTCAGTCTGAAGGATACCGATTAATTCTTTGGACATACAGACATGGGAAGACATTAGATGAAGCAGTAGAATTCTGCAAAAAAAACGGGATAGAATTTTATTCTGTAAATGGCAGTTTCGAAGGAGAGGTTTTTGATCAGGAAACCCAGTCCAGAAAAATAGATGCAGATTGGTTCATAGACGATAGAAATTTAGGAGGCTTTCCTGGATGGGGAGAGATCTATAATATTATTAGTGAAAGAATAGAATTCCGCGTAGAAGGAAAAGAAGTTTTAGCCTATTCTAAACTTAAAAAAGAAAAGAAAAAAGGACTTTTCTGGTAAGAGAAGAGTTTAACAACATTACCAATATAACAGGTTACCAATTTTAATATTGGTGATTGCTGCATTGGTAAATTCATAAATTGTTACATTAGAACATGATTCAATTAAAAACAATAGACGAACTCCGTCTTATGAAACAGAGTGCTCAGTTGGTTTCTAAAACGTTGGGAATGCTGGCCAAAGAAATCAAACCTGGAATTACAACTTTGTATTTAGATAAATTAGCACACGATTTTATTAAAGATCATGGGGGTGAGCCTGCATTTTTAGGATACGGAGGTTTTCCAAATTCATTATGTATTTCTCCTAATGAGCAGGTAGTACATGGTTTTCCCAACAATGATATCGTAAAAGAAGGAGATGTCCTTTCTGTAGACTGTGGGGCTGTTTTAAATGGCTTTGTGGGAGATCATGCGTACACATTCGAAATCGGAGAGGTGAAGCCTGAGGTTAAAAAACTATTACAAATCACAAAAGAATCTCTTTATAAAGGTATTGCACAATGTGTAAGAGGAAAGAGAATCGGAGATATTTCTTATGCAATCCAAACCTACTGTGAAAAAGAAGGATATGGAGTAGTGAAAGAACTTGTAGGACATGGATTGGGAAGAAAAATGCATGAAGATCCTCAGGTTCCTAATTATGGAAGACAGGGAAGCGGAAAAGTAATTAAAGACGGTTTAGCTCTTGCTATTGAACCAATGGTTAACCTTGGAACCGATAAAGTAAAATTCCATAATGATGGCTGGACTGTAACAACACTGGATAATTTGCCATCAGCACATTTTGAACATGATGTTGCTGTGATCAATGGGAAACCTGTATTGCTTTCTACGTTCAAATATGTATACGAAGCTTTAGGTATTCAAAGTGATGAGGAAGAGCCTTTTCAAATGGATTTTTAATGAAAAAGTAACAAAGCTTTTACTGAATACTATTCCACGTCCAATGCTCATCACGATGAGTATCTGGGCAAGGCCGCTTATCTATCAGTTTTTTAAAGGAGACGAATTTTTCGATCCTATCGATGGGAAGTCATATCGTAAATTTCTTCCTTATGGCTATGGAAAACAAAGAGAAAATGCTTTATCCCCGGGAACATTAAGTTTAGAAAGACACCGTCAGATGTGGCTGTATCTTCAGAATGAGACCGATTTTTTTATTAAAAATTATAAGGTTTTACATATTGCTCCAGAGCAGGAATTCCTGAGAAAATTCAAAAGAATGAGAAATCTGGACTATATTTCTGCAGATTTATTTTCTCCGATTGTGGATGTAAAAGCTGACATTCTTGATCTGCCTTTCGCCGATGAAAGCTTTGATATCGTTTTTTGTAATCATGTGTTGGAGCATATTGAAGACGATGCTAAAGCAATAAGTGAGCTCTACAGGGTAATGCGACCTGGTGGGTGGGGAATCTTCCAGGTTCCCATGAAAAATTCATTAGAAAAAACCTATGAAGATTTTTCAATTAAAGACCCTAAAGAACGTCAGAAACATTTTGGTCAGTATGACCACGTCCGTTGGTACGGAATGGATTATTTTGATCGCCTGAAAAAAGCTGGTTTTGAAGTTGACCCTAATTTTTATTCTCAGCAATTCTCAGAAGAAGAAATCAAAAATACGGATTAAGACATAATGAGATCTTACCTGTTGTCTATAAAAAATAAAAAAAATGTCTTCAATTTATGAAGACATTTTTTATTTGATAAG is a window from the Chryseobacterium sp. T16E-39 genome containing:
- a CDS encoding acyl-ACP desaturase; its protein translation is MYQTLVRKEVMGILEKEVGSFLEKFLTPIEKIWQPSDYLPDPSSADFKYDLEEIQTFAREMPYDLFVTLIGDCITEEALPSYESWLMGVDGIDQEEKVGWANWVRSWTGEENRHGDLLNKYLYLCGRVNMREVEITTQYLISDGFDLGTSMDPYRNFVYTSFQETATNISHRRVGTLAKQSGNGKLAKMCGVIAADEARHAKAYKHFVAKILELDPSEMILAFEDMMRKKIVMPAHLMRQSGQKAGELWGHFSDAAQRCMVYTGQDYINIMKDLLDEWKIEHVKGLTEKAEKAQEYLMKLPSRLQKITDRVSTPDLQFQFSWVKS
- a CDS encoding BT0820 family HAD-type phosphatase, whose translation is MLNNKKIAVDFDGTIVDDAYPGIGKAKIFAFETLRKLQSEGYRLILWTYRHGKTLDEAVEFCKKNGIEFYSVNGSFEGEVFDQETQSRKIDADWFIDDRNLGGFPGWGEIYNIISERIEFRVEGKEVLAYSKLKKEKKKGLFW
- the map gene encoding type I methionyl aminopeptidase; translated protein: MIQLKTIDELRLMKQSAQLVSKTLGMLAKEIKPGITTLYLDKLAHDFIKDHGGEPAFLGYGGFPNSLCISPNEQVVHGFPNNDIVKEGDVLSVDCGAVLNGFVGDHAYTFEIGEVKPEVKKLLQITKESLYKGIAQCVRGKRIGDISYAIQTYCEKEGYGVVKELVGHGLGRKMHEDPQVPNYGRQGSGKVIKDGLALAIEPMVNLGTDKVKFHNDGWTVTTLDNLPSAHFEHDVAVINGKPVLLSTFKYVYEALGIQSDEEEPFQMDF